A window of the Salipiger sp. H15 genome harbors these coding sequences:
- a CDS encoding aldo/keto reductase has translation MKTRQIGNTGVEVTEVSFGCASIGNLYRKVSDGEAEAVLQTAWDAGIRYFDTAPHYGRGLSETRLGRFLQGRDRDSYALSSKLGRVLSPAPEPIAEADSYIEPLPNLMTYDYSGDGIRESFEQACGRLGVTRLDIAYVHDIGAYTHGEAVNAGHMEAFFGSGYEELVKLKEAGKIGAFGLGVNECQVCLDVMDHGPIDVILLAGRLTLLDRSAEEELVPRCREAGTSLVLGGVFNSGILATGPVEGATYDYGPAPKEVLDRVAELQAEAESHGIPLATAALHFALRHPATASVLLGTAKASSLRRNLDAIEGGVPAGTEAMFA, from the coding sequence ATGAAGACCAGACAGATCGGCAACACGGGCGTCGAGGTGACCGAAGTCTCCTTCGGCTGCGCCAGCATCGGCAACCTCTACCGCAAGGTGAGCGACGGTGAGGCCGAGGCCGTGCTCCAGACCGCCTGGGACGCCGGGATCCGCTATTTCGACACCGCGCCGCACTATGGCCGCGGCCTGTCCGAGACCCGGCTCGGGCGCTTCCTGCAGGGCCGGGACCGCGACAGCTACGCGCTGTCGTCCAAGCTCGGCAGGGTGCTCTCGCCCGCGCCCGAGCCCATCGCCGAGGCCGACAGCTACATCGAGCCGCTGCCCAACCTGATGACCTACGACTATTCCGGCGACGGCATCCGCGAGAGCTTCGAGCAGGCCTGCGGGCGGCTCGGCGTGACCCGGCTCGACATCGCCTACGTGCATGACATCGGCGCCTATACCCATGGCGAGGCGGTCAACGCGGGGCACATGGAGGCCTTCTTCGGCAGCGGTTACGAGGAACTGGTCAAGCTCAAGGAGGCCGGGAAGATCGGTGCCTTCGGGCTTGGCGTGAACGAGTGCCAGGTCTGTCTCGACGTGATGGACCACGGCCCGATCGACGTGATCCTGCTGGCCGGACGGCTGACCCTGCTCGACCGCTCGGCCGAGGAAGAGCTGGTGCCGCGTTGCCGCGAGGCGGGCACGAGCCTCGTGCTCGGCGGGGTGTTCAACTCGGGGATCCTCGCGACCGGCCCGGTCGAGGGCGCGACCTACGACTACGGCCCCGCGCCGAAGGAGGTGCTGGACCGCGTCGCCGAACTGCAGGCCGAGGCCGAGAGCCACGGCATCCCGCTCGCCACCGCCGCGCTGCATTTCGCGCTGCGCCATCCGGCCACCGCCTCGGTGCTGCTCGGCACCGCAAAGGCCTCGAGCCTGCGGCGCAACCTCGACGCCATCGAAGGCGGCGTCCCCGCGGGGACGGAGGCGATGTTCGCCTGA
- a CDS encoding GntR family transcriptional regulator, translating into MARSDARFRETYNALLDLCAELAPEDPLPSENALGDRLGVSRTVVRACLQRASEDGLIRWDGRVKTLLRAPLPDDRMLLGNRTEDPETLEKRFLEWILRFDVPAGTPLNVAALSREFGVTPQMLQEFLAGLSRFGLVERRKKGGWLLLGFTAAFAVELSEFRSLLEINAVQQLVTLPGSHPIWPKLDALRADHLALLDRIETDFHAFSPLDERFHATINSVVQNRFVAEFQKVIALIFHYHYMWDKTLERHRNQAAIGEHLALLDALLLRDAAASEQAARRHLLTSKTTLLSSLRDHRLG; encoded by the coding sequence ATGGCCCGCAGCGACGCCCGCTTCCGCGAGACCTACAACGCCCTGCTCGACCTCTGCGCCGAGCTTGCCCCCGAGGATCCCCTGCCCTCCGAGAACGCGCTCGGCGACCGGCTCGGGGTCAGCCGCACCGTGGTGCGCGCCTGCCTGCAGCGCGCCTCAGAGGACGGGCTGATCCGCTGGGACGGGCGCGTCAAGACGCTCCTGCGCGCGCCGCTGCCGGACGACCGCATGCTGCTCGGCAACCGCACCGAGGATCCCGAGACGCTGGAGAAGCGCTTCCTCGAATGGATCCTGCGCTTCGACGTCCCCGCGGGGACACCGCTCAACGTCGCCGCGCTCTCGCGCGAATTCGGGGTGACGCCGCAGATGCTGCAGGAGTTCCTTGCCGGGCTCAGCCGCTTCGGCCTCGTCGAGCGGCGCAAGAAGGGCGGCTGGCTGCTGCTCGGCTTCACCGCGGCTTTCGCGGTCGAGCTTTCCGAGTTCCGCAGCCTGCTCGAGATCAACGCCGTGCAGCAGCTGGTCACCCTGCCCGGCAGCCACCCGATCTGGCCGAAGCTGGACGCGCTGCGCGCCGATCACCTCGCCCTGCTCGACCGGATCGAGACCGACTTCCACGCCTTCTCGCCGCTCGACGAACGCTTCCACGCAACGATCAACTCGGTGGTGCAGAACCGCTTCGTGGCCGAGTTCCAGAAGGTGATCGCGCTGATCTTCCACTACCATTACATGTGGGACAAGACCTTGGAACGGCACCGCAATCAGGCCGCGATCGGCGAGCACCTCGCGCTGCTCGACGCGCTCTTGCTGCGCGACGCGGCTGCCTCGGAGCAGGCGGCGCGGCGCCATCTTCTCACCTCGAAGACAACGCTGCTTTCCTCGCTCCGCGACCACCGCCTCGGCTGA
- a CDS encoding ABC transporter permease, giving the protein MANISQPSQGAWTRMLPHSAAAFHRISALLTLAILVIVFAFASPAFLSVNNTLTILLQTSVIGLLGIGMTMVIITGGIDLSVGSVLALSGTVTGMMVKAGVPVVPAMMLGVCMGAACGLFNGFVVTRMKITPFVATLGMMLIARGAALQLTGAAPISQLGEAFGVLGNGALFRVVEMQPNGFPKVIFPGIPYPAILLVVVAIAASYMLRRRAIGRHIYATGSNEEAARLSGVLVDRTKLIAYTLSGALAGVAGNVLMSRLITAQPSEGVMYELDAIAAAVIGGASLMGGVGGISGTMIGAFIIGVLRNGLNMGGVSSFIQQIVIGFVVIGAVYIDQLRNRR; this is encoded by the coding sequence ATGGCCAATATCTCGCAGCCGTCGCAAGGCGCCTGGACCCGCATGCTGCCGCATTCGGCCGCCGCCTTTCACCGCATCTCGGCGCTGCTGACGCTGGCGATCCTCGTCATCGTCTTCGCCTTCGCGAGCCCGGCCTTCCTGTCGGTCAACAACACGCTGACGATCCTCCTGCAGACCTCGGTCATCGGGCTTCTGGGCATCGGCATGACCATGGTGATCATCACCGGCGGCATCGACCTCTCGGTGGGCTCGGTGCTGGCGCTCTCGGGCACGGTCACCGGCATGATGGTCAAGGCGGGGGTGCCCGTGGTGCCCGCGATGATGCTCGGCGTCTGCATGGGCGCGGCCTGCGGGCTCTTCAACGGTTTCGTCGTCACCCGGATGAAGATCACCCCCTTCGTGGCGACGCTCGGCATGATGCTGATCGCCCGCGGCGCGGCGCTGCAGCTGACCGGCGCGGCGCCGATCTCGCAGCTGGGCGAGGCCTTCGGGGTGCTCGGCAACGGCGCGCTCTTCCGCGTGGTCGAGATGCAGCCGAACGGCTTTCCCAAGGTGATCTTCCCCGGCATTCCCTATCCGGCGATCCTGCTGGTCGTCGTGGCCATCGCGGCCTCCTACATGCTGCGCCGGCGCGCGATCGGGCGGCACATCTACGCCACCGGCTCGAACGAGGAAGCGGCGCGGCTCTCGGGCGTGCTCGTCGACCGCACCAAGCTCATCGCCTACACGCTCTCGGGCGCGCTGGCGGGGGTGGCGGGCAACGTGCTCATGTCGCGGCTCATCACCGCCCAGCCGAGCGAGGGCGTGATGTACGAGCTCGACGCCATCGCCGCGGCGGTGATCGGGGGCGCCTCGCTGATGGGCGGCGTCGGCGGCATCTCGGGCACGATGATCGGCGCCTTCATCATCGGCGTGCTGCGCAACGGGCTGAACATGGGCGGCGTGTCCTCGTTCATCCAGCAGATCGTCATCGGTTTCGTCGTGATCGGCGCGGTCTACATCGACCAGCTGCGCAACCGCCGCTGA
- a CDS encoding ABC transporter substrate-binding protein, translating into MTGRLTMLMAASALALTAAGAAQAGEIAVIVKTTSSNFWQNVNLGASAAMEGQSEHSMSFDGPATESAIADQVNLVENAINRGVAGIVLAPSDPEALAPAVKRAFEAAIPVVIIDSALADGAKGTYQAFLSTDNCAAGELVASAMIDKVGKEGKVAVMSYVAGVGSEIGRVGCFSDYLKANSSLEIVGPYYSQSQMANALNQTTDVLAANPDLVGIFGANEPTAVGMGRAIEQAGKAGQIAAFGFDGNADLQEFVRSGTLDAIAVQGSFQMGELGVKAVMDVLAGKTVESFIDTGVVLVTKDNIDAPEAQNVLY; encoded by the coding sequence ATGACCGGAAGACTGACCATGCTCATGGCGGCAAGCGCGCTGGCGCTGACCGCGGCGGGTGCCGCCCAGGCGGGCGAGATCGCGGTGATCGTGAAGACCACCAGCTCGAATTTCTGGCAGAACGTGAACCTCGGCGCGAGCGCGGCGATGGAGGGCCAGTCCGAGCATTCGATGTCCTTCGACGGCCCGGCCACCGAAAGCGCCATCGCCGACCAGGTGAACCTCGTCGAGAACGCGATCAACCGCGGCGTCGCGGGCATCGTCCTGGCGCCCTCGGACCCCGAGGCGCTGGCCCCGGCGGTGAAGCGCGCCTTCGAGGCGGCGATCCCGGTGGTGATCATCGACTCTGCGCTCGCCGACGGCGCCAAGGGCACCTACCAGGCGTTCCTGTCGACCGACAACTGCGCCGCGGGCGAGCTGGTCGCCAGCGCGATGATCGACAAGGTCGGCAAGGAGGGCAAGGTCGCGGTCATGTCCTACGTCGCGGGCGTGGGCTCCGAGATCGGCCGGGTCGGCTGCTTCAGCGACTACCTCAAGGCCAATTCCTCGCTCGAGATCGTCGGCCCCTACTACTCGCAGTCGCAGATGGCCAACGCGCTGAACCAGACCACCGACGTGCTGGCGGCGAACCCCGACCTCGTCGGCATCTTCGGCGCCAACGAGCCGACCGCCGTGGGCATGGGCCGGGCCATCGAGCAGGCGGGCAAGGCCGGGCAGATCGCGGCCTTCGGCTTTGACGGCAACGCCGACCTGCAGGAGTTCGTGCGCTCGGGCACGCTCGACGCGATCGCGGTGCAGGGCTCGTTCCAGATGGGCGAGCTGGGCGTCAAGGCGGTGATGGACGTGCTGGCGGGCAAGACCGTCGAGAGCTTCATCGACACCGGCGTGGTGCTGGTGACCAAGGACAACATCGACGCCCCCGAGGCACAGAACGTCCTTTACTGA
- a CDS encoding ATP-binding cassette domain-containing protein codes for MSQTQLAPGGQTPLVEMRGIEKHFGGVVAVNGVSLELMPGEVVGVLGHNGAGKSCLMRILSGAMAPSRGEIRIGGDVVEMGSPQDARAHGVETIYQTLALADHLDAPANLFLGRELKTRFGNLDDRRMLAEARKVLATLNPNFTNLKDPVSSLSGGQRQVIAIARAIYFDVKILIMDEPTAALGPSETAMVADLIRKLRAQGIGIFLVSHDMHDVFELCDRVVVMNKGKLVGAHAIDEVSKDDILSLIIKGELPTDWRPRNLEAAE; via the coding sequence ATGAGCCAGACGCAGCTTGCCCCGGGCGGGCAGACGCCGCTCGTCGAGATGAGGGGCATCGAGAAGCATTTCGGCGGCGTGGTGGCCGTGAACGGCGTCTCGCTCGAACTGATGCCCGGCGAGGTGGTGGGCGTGCTCGGCCACAACGGCGCGGGCAAGTCCTGCCTGATGCGCATCCTCTCGGGCGCCATGGCGCCGAGCCGCGGCGAGATCCGCATCGGCGGCGACGTGGTCGAGATGGGTTCGCCGCAAGACGCGCGGGCGCATGGGGTCGAGACCATCTACCAGACGCTGGCGCTGGCCGATCACCTCGACGCCCCGGCCAACCTCTTCCTCGGCCGCGAGCTGAAGACCCGCTTCGGCAACCTCGACGACAGGCGCATGCTGGCCGAGGCGCGCAAGGTGCTGGCGACGCTGAACCCCAATTTCACCAACCTCAAGGACCCGGTGTCAAGCCTTTCGGGCGGGCAGCGGCAGGTCATCGCCATCGCGCGGGCGATCTATTTCGACGTGAAGATCCTGATCATGGACGAGCCCACCGCGGCGCTCGGGCCTTCGGAAACGGCGATGGTGGCCGATCTCATCCGCAAGCTGCGCGCGCAGGGCATCGGCATCTTCCTCGTCAGCCACGACATGCACGACGTCTTTGAGCTTTGCGACCGGGTGGTGGTGATGAACAAGGGCAAGCTGGTGGGCGCCCATGCCATCGACGAGGTGAGCAAGGATGATATCCTGAGCCTCATCATCAAGGGCGAGCTGCCGACCGACTGGCGCCCGCGCAACCTGGAGGCGGCGGAATGA
- a CDS encoding zinc-binding alcohol dehydrogenase family protein, whose protein sequence is MNSHTETMLCGTCVEPGKFALEARPKPVSAPEGWVLVDIAAVGLCGTDYHILEGKHPYLNYPRVIGHELSGFVAEDAAGWSAGDLVVINPYLSCGTCRACRRGKPNCCMAIEVLGVHRDGGLCARIAVPAGNLYSAGALRPEQAAMVEFLAIGAHAVSRSGISKGDRVLVTGAGPIGLGTALFARLEGAEVHLMDLSRARLEQAQRLFGFELLHIAGEPILKGELADGFDLIFDATGNAKAIEAGFPLLAHGSSYVLVSVVKDAITFEDAEFHKRETRIIGSRNALKADFERVMAAIAAGEIDTDALLSERIALADLPDRFPLLAKDRDALIKAVVTPVG, encoded by the coding sequence ATGAACAGCCATACCGAGACCATGCTCTGCGGCACCTGCGTGGAGCCCGGAAAATTCGCGCTCGAGGCGCGGCCGAAACCCGTCAGCGCCCCCGAGGGCTGGGTGCTGGTGGACATCGCGGCCGTGGGGCTTTGCGGCACCGACTACCACATCCTCGAGGGCAAGCACCCCTACCTGAATTACCCGCGCGTGATCGGCCACGAGCTGTCGGGCTTCGTCGCCGAGGACGCGGCGGGCTGGAGCGCGGGCGATCTGGTGGTGATCAACCCCTACCTCTCCTGCGGCACCTGCCGGGCGTGCCGGCGCGGCAAGCCCAACTGCTGCATGGCGATCGAGGTGCTGGGCGTGCACCGCGACGGCGGGCTCTGCGCGCGCATCGCCGTGCCTGCGGGCAACCTCTATTCCGCCGGGGCGCTGCGCCCCGAGCAGGCGGCCATGGTCGAGTTCCTCGCCATCGGCGCCCATGCGGTCAGCCGCTCGGGCATCTCGAAGGGCGACCGGGTGCTGGTCACCGGGGCAGGGCCGATCGGGCTCGGCACGGCGCTTTTCGCCCGGCTGGAAGGCGCCGAGGTGCACCTGATGGACCTCAGCCGCGCGCGGCTCGAGCAGGCGCAGCGGCTCTTCGGTTTCGAGCTGCTGCACATCGCGGGCGAGCCCATTCTGAAGGGCGAGCTTGCGGACGGGTTCGACCTCATCTTCGACGCCACCGGCAACGCCAAGGCAATCGAGGCAGGCTTCCCGTTGCTGGCGCATGGCTCGTCCTACGTGCTGGTCAGCGTGGTCAAGGACGCGATCACCTTCGAGGACGCCGAGTTCCACAAGCGCGAGACGCGGATCATCGGCTCGCGCAATGCGCTGAAGGCGGATTTCGAGCGGGTCATGGCGGCGATCGCGGCGGGCGAGATCGACACGGATGCGCTGCTCTCGGAGCGCATCGCGCTGGCCGATCTTCCCGACCGCTTCCCGCTCTTGGCCAAGGATCGCGACGCGCTGATCAAGGCGGTGGTCACCCCGGTCGGCTGA
- a CDS encoding L-idonate 5-dehydrogenase, which translates to MEAVVIHAPKDLRLDTIKAAPAPGPGEVRIAVSHGGICGSDLHYYLHGGFGTIRIREPMALGHEVSGIITDLGAGVSGLSEGDRVAINPSRPCSDCEYCLRGMANHCLDMRFAGSAMRFPHEQGFFRAQLTLPARQAVRLSHKADLALTAMSEPLAVCLHAVAQAGSLIGKRVAVSGCGPIGCLTIAAAKLAGAEEIVATDISAAALEVATTMGADRTLNLATQEGALEPLQAGKGQVDVLFECSGAPAAVVAGCSILRPRGVMVTVGLGPETPLPMTVIVAKELRLMGSFRFDPEFATAARLIDSGRLDVKPLLTGVLPVAQAQEAFELAADKSRAMKVQIAFPAA; encoded by the coding sequence ATGGAGGCCGTCGTCATCCACGCCCCGAAGGACCTGCGGCTCGACACGATCAAGGCCGCGCCCGCGCCCGGTCCGGGCGAGGTGCGCATCGCGGTCAGCCATGGCGGCATCTGCGGCTCGGACCTGCACTACTACCTGCACGGCGGCTTCGGCACGATCCGCATCCGCGAGCCCATGGCGCTCGGCCACGAGGTCTCGGGGATCATCACCGACCTCGGCGCCGGGGTCAGTGGCCTCTCGGAGGGCGACCGCGTCGCGATCAACCCCTCGCGCCCCTGCAGCGACTGCGAGTACTGCCTGCGCGGCATGGCGAACCACTGCCTCGACATGCGCTTTGCCGGCTCGGCCATGCGCTTCCCGCACGAGCAGGGCTTCTTCCGCGCGCAGCTGACCCTGCCGGCGCGGCAGGCGGTGCGGCTCTCGCACAAGGCCGACCTTGCGCTCACCGCCATGTCCGAGCCGCTGGCGGTCTGCCTGCACGCGGTGGCGCAGGCGGGCAGCCTGATCGGCAAGCGGGTCGCGGTCTCGGGCTGCGGCCCGATCGGGTGCCTCACCATCGCCGCGGCGAAGCTGGCCGGGGCCGAGGAGATCGTCGCGACCGACATCTCCGCCGCGGCGCTGGAGGTGGCGACGACCATGGGTGCGGACCGGACGCTCAACCTTGCGACGCAGGAGGGCGCGCTCGAGCCGCTGCAGGCGGGCAAGGGGCAGGTCGACGTGCTCTTCGAATGCTCGGGCGCCCCGGCGGCGGTGGTCGCGGGATGCTCGATCCTGCGCCCGCGCGGGGTGATGGTGACGGTGGGGCTCGGCCCCGAGACGCCGCTGCCGATGACGGTGATCGTCGCCAAGGAGCTGCGGCTCATGGGCAGCTTCCGCTTCGATCCCGAGTTCGCCACGGCGGCGCGGCTGATCGACAGCGGGCGGCTCGACGTGAAGCCGCTGCTGACCGGCGTGCTGCCGGTGGCGCAGGCGCAGGAAGCCTTCGAGCTGGCCGCCGACAAGTCCCGCGCCATGAAGGTGCAGATCGCCTTCCCGGCGGCCTGA
- a CDS encoding metal ABC transporter permease, whose translation MTETLLAPFQFAFMQNAFAICAIVAIPTALLSCFLVLKGWALMGDAISHAILPGVVLAYILNLPLILGAFAAGMVTALATGFLAGNSRVKQDTVMGVVFSGMFALGIVLYTQVHTNVHLDHILFGNMLGVGSEDLWTAGLISLFVAGALLLKWKDLLLHAFDPAQARASGLRVGLLHYGLLTLISLTIVATLTATGLILAVGLLIAPGAIGFLTARSFGRMMAAACIACLTAMLAGTYLSFFLDSAPAPTIILILTAIFLAALVRRGILTRRASAQL comes from the coding sequence ATGACCGAGACCCTGCTCGCCCCGTTCCAGTTCGCCTTCATGCAGAACGCCTTTGCGATCTGCGCCATCGTCGCCATCCCCACGGCGCTGCTGTCGTGCTTCCTCGTGCTGAAGGGCTGGGCGCTGATGGGCGACGCGATCAGCCACGCGATCCTGCCGGGCGTGGTGCTGGCCTATATCCTGAACCTGCCGCTGATCCTCGGGGCCTTCGCCGCGGGCATGGTCACCGCGCTCGCCACCGGCTTCCTCGCCGGCAACAGCCGGGTGAAGCAGGACACGGTGATGGGCGTCGTGTTCTCGGGCATGTTCGCGCTGGGGATCGTGCTCTACACGCAGGTCCACACCAACGTGCACCTCGACCACATCCTCTTCGGCAACATGCTGGGCGTCGGTTCCGAGGACCTCTGGACCGCCGGGCTGATCTCGCTCTTCGTCGCGGGGGCGCTGCTGCTGAAATGGAAGGACCTGCTGCTGCACGCCTTCGACCCGGCACAGGCGCGGGCGAGCGGGCTGCGCGTGGGCCTGCTGCACTACGGGCTGCTGACGCTGATCTCGCTGACCATCGTGGCGACGCTGACCGCCACCGGGCTGATCCTCGCCGTGGGGCTGCTGATCGCGCCGGGGGCCATCGGCTTCCTGACCGCGCGCAGCTTCGGCAGGATGATGGCGGCGGCCTGCATCGCCTGCCTGACGGCGATGCTGGCGGGGACCTACCTCAGCTTCTTCCTCGACAGCGCCCCTGCCCCGACGATCATCCTCATCCTGACGGCGATCTTCCTCGCCGCGCTGGTCCGGCGCGGGATCCTCACGCGCCGGGCCTCGGCTCAACTCTGA
- a CDS encoding metal ABC transporter permease codes for MSLYEPFTYGYMTNAMWVSALVGAVCAFLSSYLMLKGWSLIGDALSHSVVPGVAGAYMLGLPFALGAFISGGLAAAAMLLLSDRSGLKSDVIIGLIFTSFFGLGLFMASVNPMAISIQTITMGNILAITPADTLQLAIIGVVSLAVLLAKWKDLMVVFFDEGHARSIGLRPGLLKALFFTLLSACVVAAMQTVGAFLVIAMVVTPGATAYLLCDRFPRLILTSVAIGTVTSFAGAYLSYFLDGATGGIIVMLQTAIFLLAFTFAPKHGRLAARRRAKAALEEVA; via the coding sequence ATGAGCCTCTACGAGCCTTTCACCTACGGCTACATGACCAACGCCATGTGGGTCTCGGCCCTCGTCGGTGCGGTCTGCGCCTTCCTGTCGAGCTACCTCATGCTCAAGGGCTGGTCGCTGATCGGCGACGCGCTCTCGCACTCGGTGGTGCCGGGCGTCGCAGGGGCCTACATGCTCGGCCTGCCCTTCGCGCTCGGCGCCTTCATCTCGGGCGGGCTGGCGGCGGCGGCGATGCTGCTGCTCTCGGACCGCTCGGGGCTGAAGAGCGACGTCATCATCGGGCTCATCTTCACCTCCTTCTTCGGGCTCGGGCTCTTCATGGCCTCGGTGAACCCGATGGCGATCTCGATCCAGACCATCACCATGGGCAATATCCTCGCCATCACCCCCGCCGACACTCTGCAACTCGCCATCATCGGGGTCGTGTCGCTGGCGGTGCTGCTGGCCAAGTGGAAGGACCTGATGGTGGTCTTCTTCGACGAGGGCCACGCGCGCTCGATCGGGCTGCGACCGGGGCTGCTGAAGGCGCTCTTCTTCACCCTCCTTTCGGCCTGCGTCGTGGCGGCAATGCAGACCGTAGGCGCCTTCCTGGTGATCGCCATGGTGGTCACCCCCGGCGCGACCGCCTACCTGCTCTGCGACCGCTTCCCGCGGCTCATCCTGACCTCGGTGGCGATCGGCACGGTGACCAGCTTCGCGGGCGCCTATCTCAGCTATTTCCTCGACGGCGCGACCGGCGGGATCATCGTGATGCTGCAGACGGCGATCTTCCTGCTGGCCTTCACCTTCGCCCCCAAGCACGGCCGCCTCGCCGCCCGCCGCAGGGCCAAGGCCGCGCTGGAGGAGGTCGCATGA